A genomic segment from Nicotiana sylvestris chromosome 1, ASM39365v2, whole genome shotgun sequence encodes:
- the LOC104237796 gene encoding protein SOB FIVE-LIKE 5-like, with protein sequence MDYGMLAADSECSSGCESGWTLYLENSFLTHASCKGKKFETEKSLKQKQEEEEEEEEEDLSMVSDASSGPPHFHQEEEEYGHNINGCHYYAPINPTFPKNNSKRQKAKEKQQLSLLDDTASSPFFDFSNNNFTMTKNTKSVENVLDFSQGYSTTHFQGRSAYQEHYGYFQSSLLPENKLQENQWFEEKRWG encoded by the exons atggATTATGGAATGTTAGCAGCTGATTCAGAATGTAGTAGTGGATGTGAGTCTGGTTGGACTTtgtatttagaaaattcttttCTAACTCATGCTTCTTGTAAAGGCAAAAAGTTTGAAACTGAAAAGAGTTTAAAGCAAAaacaagaagaagaggaagaagaagaggaagaggattTGTCAATGGTTTCTGATGCATCTTCAGGACCtccacattttcatcaagaagaagaagaatatggaCATAATATTAATGGTTGCCATTATTATGCACCCATTAATCCTACATTTCCTAAAAACAATTCCAAAAGACAGAAAGCTAAAGAAAAACAACAACTTTCTCTACTGGATGATACAGCTAGCTCACCTTTCTTCGACTTCTCCAAT AACAATTTCACTATGACCAAGAACACAAAGTCAGTGGAAAATGTGTTGGATTTTTCACAAGGTTACTCTACTACACACTTTCAG GGGAGATCTGCATACCAGGAACACTATggttatttccagtcatctctgTTACCTGAAAATAAATTGCAAGAAAACCA ATGGTTTGAAGAGAAGAGGTGGGGATAA
- the LOC138877089 gene encoding uncharacterized protein has translation MEFQVLDVAVSYNLLIGQPWIHAAKAVPFTLHQMVKFEWDMQEIVVHGEENLCAHSDDSIPFIEAEDDKGPQGIIQPVSLPENLGTFGLGFKPTATNVKKAKREEIVKALFEYKDIFAWSYDDMLGLSTDLVIHKLPIDPAFPPIKQKLRKFKTDMSVKIKEEVIKQLDAKVIRVKQYPTWLANVVPVPKKDGKTRVCVDYHDLNKASPKDNFPLPNIHILIDNCAKHETGSFMD, from the exons atggagttccaggtactaGACGTAGCCGTCTCCTACAATTTGCTAATAGGTcaaccttggattcatgccgccaaagcagtcccattcacattgcatcagatggtcaagtttgagtgGGACATGCAAGAGATCGTCGTGCATGGTGAGGAGAATctgtgtgctcacagtgatgaCTCCATCCCGTTCATTGAGGCTGAAGACGACAAAGGGCCTCAA ggtatcatacagccggtgtcccTCCCTGAAAACTTGGGTACGTTTGGTCTTGGATTCAAGCCTACAGCGACAAATGTGAAAAAGGCTAAAAG GGAGGAAATAGTCAAGGCATTGTTTgaatataaggatatttttgcatggtcgtatgatgacatgctagGCTTGAGTACAGATCTGGTAATCCAcaaattgccaattgatccagcattccctcccatcaagcagaagttgagaaagttcaaaactgatatgagtgtgaagattaaagaagaagtcataAAGCAGCTTgacgcaaaggtcattcgagtcaagcagtatcccacgtggttagccaaCGTTGTGcccgtgccaaagaaagatggtaagactagagtgtgtgttgattatcatgacctcaacaaagccagtccaaaggacaatttcccactgccaaatatccatattttgattgataattgtgccaagcatgagactGGGTCTTTTATGGATTGA